Proteins from a single region of Deltaproteobacteria bacterium RBG_16_64_85:
- a CDS encoding ribonuclease G (involved in the processing of the 5'end of 16S rRNA), whose translation MQKANKLIVINSAPYETRVATLESGILVELLIERRGDQNIVGNIYKGKVIRVLPGMQAAFVDIGMDKAGFLFAGDFVTPQLELDSDGSEEPVLPEDIGIREARYPQEHFLPPIEGLIREGQHILVQVAKEPLGTKGARITSHITLPGRYLVLLTWSAHIGISRRIDDAEERERLSRLVEKIRPEGMGAIVRTAAEGMSEAELKADMDYLVCLWEAIRKKSEASSAPFLVHRELSLSLRAVRDLFSADMDRIVVDSEEEHARIRGFAAQFFPRIQERIELFGGPQPIFEHHGIEIELARALDKKVWLKSGGYIVIEQTEALTVIDVNTGKYVGRTSLEETTIKINLEAVREIVYQLRLRNIGGIITIDFIDMKSEENREKVYQALVDTLRADRSKTTICKISELGLVEMTRKRVRE comes from the coding sequence GTGCAGAAGGCCAACAAGCTCATCGTCATCAACTCCGCACCCTACGAGACCCGCGTGGCGACGCTGGAATCGGGGATCCTCGTGGAGCTCCTCATCGAGCGCCGGGGGGACCAGAACATCGTCGGCAACATCTACAAGGGGAAGGTCATCCGCGTTCTTCCGGGAATGCAGGCCGCCTTCGTGGACATCGGGATGGACAAGGCGGGCTTCCTCTTCGCCGGCGACTTCGTCACCCCGCAGCTCGAGCTCGACTCCGACGGGAGCGAGGAGCCCGTGCTCCCGGAGGACATCGGCATCCGGGAGGCGCGGTACCCGCAGGAGCACTTCCTCCCGCCGATCGAGGGGCTGATCCGCGAGGGGCAGCACATCCTGGTGCAGGTGGCCAAGGAGCCGCTGGGCACCAAGGGGGCGCGGATCACCAGCCACATCACCCTGCCGGGACGGTACCTCGTCCTGCTCACCTGGTCCGCCCACATCGGGATCTCCCGCAGGATCGACGATGCGGAGGAGCGGGAACGCTTGAGCCGGCTCGTGGAGAAGATCCGGCCTGAGGGGATGGGGGCCATCGTCCGTACGGCCGCCGAGGGGATGTCGGAGGCGGAACTCAAGGCGGACATGGATTACCTGGTCTGTCTCTGGGAGGCGATCCGGAAGAAGAGCGAGGCGTCCAGCGCGCCGTTCCTCGTCCACCGGGAGTTGTCGCTCTCGCTGCGCGCCGTACGGGACCTCTTCTCCGCGGACATGGACCGCATCGTAGTCGACTCCGAGGAGGAGCACGCACGGATCCGGGGGTTCGCGGCCCAGTTCTTCCCCCGCATCCAGGAACGGATCGAGCTGTTCGGCGGGCCGCAGCCGATCTTCGAGCACCACGGCATCGAGATCGAGCTGGCGCGCGCCCTGGACAAGAAGGTCTGGCTGAAAAGCGGCGGGTACATTGTCATCGAGCAGACCGAGGCCCTCACCGTGATCGACGTCAACACGGGGAAGTACGTCGGCCGGACCTCGCTCGAGGAGACCACGATCAAGATCAACCTGGAGGCGGTAAGGGAGATCGTCTACCAGCTCCGCCTGCGCAACATCGGAGGGATCATCACCATCGATTTCATCGACATGAAGAGCGAGGAGAACCGGGAGAAGGTGTACCAGGCGCTGGTCGACACGCTGCGCGCCGACCGGAGCAAAACGACGATCTGCAAGATCTCGGAGCTGGGCCTGGTGGAGATGACGCGGAAGCGGGTTCGCGAGAG